The proteins below come from a single Saccharopolyspora sp. SCSIO 74807 genomic window:
- a CDS encoding biotin-dependent carboxyltransferase family protein has protein sequence MLTATPSTLEVVDPGPLSTVQDLGRTGYAHLGVSPSGAADPESLRLANRLVGNPAGTPALECTLGGLSLRFTAARWVALAGAPASALVDGRPVVDPRRFRVPAGRVLHLGRPSIGLRSYLAVGGGFLVRRVLGGAGHDVLAGHGPAPLRPGDELAIGPDRPQPAAPIELANSRCPSGLATLRFGWGPRHELFDAADRERFTTTRWRISTESNRIGVRLLGEPLRIGEVRLASEGMVPGAIQVPPSGEPIAFLADHPVTGGYPVIGVLTEPDIGLLAQAPPGTAIRFRSIPGTDAPAPTPHR, from the coding sequence ATGTTGACCGCTACGCCGTCCACTTTGGAGGTGGTGGACCCCGGACCGCTGAGCACGGTGCAGGACCTCGGCCGGACCGGTTACGCGCACCTCGGGGTCAGCCCGTCCGGGGCGGCCGATCCGGAAAGCCTCCGGCTGGCCAACAGGCTCGTCGGCAACCCGGCCGGAACCCCGGCGTTGGAATGCACCCTCGGCGGGCTGAGCTTGCGGTTCACCGCCGCCCGCTGGGTCGCGCTCGCCGGCGCACCCGCATCGGCACTGGTGGACGGGCGCCCGGTGGTCGACCCGCGGCGGTTCCGAGTTCCGGCCGGGCGGGTGCTGCACCTGGGCCGTCCGAGCATCGGGCTGCGCAGCTACCTCGCCGTCGGCGGCGGGTTCCTGGTGCGGCGGGTGCTCGGCGGCGCCGGACACGACGTGCTCGCCGGGCACGGCCCCGCACCGCTGCGGCCGGGCGACGAATTGGCGATCGGTCCGGACCGGCCACAACCGGCCGCGCCGATCGAACTCGCCAACAGCCGCTGCCCGAGCGGACTCGCGACCCTCAGATTCGGTTGGGGCCCGCGGCACGAACTGTTCGACGCGGCCGATCGGGAACGGTTCACCACCACCCGGTGGCGGATCTCCACCGAATCCAACCGGATCGGCGTTCGGCTTCTCGGCGAACCGCTGCGAATCGGCGAGGTCCGATTGGCCAGCGAGGGAATGGTGCCCGGCGCGATCCAGGTGCCACCTTCCGGGGAGCCGATCGCGTTCCTCGCCGACCACCCGGTGACCGGCGGATACCCGGTGATCGGCGTGCTCACCGAACCCGACATCGGACTACTCGCCCAAGCACCACCGGGAACCGCGATCCGGTTCCGATCAATTCCCGGAACGGACGCACCGGCACCCACCCCGCACCGGTGA
- a CDS encoding thiamine pyrophosphate-dependent enzyme, with the protein MKRIEALRVITERTPDLPVTATCAATSRELAAVADRDNHLYLLDAMGLTVSVGTGVALAASDAGVRSVVVDGDGSLLMNLGSAATAGYLQQPNLVIVLLDNGVYASTAGIPTQATELDLGAIAESVGLRTLRATDAEELDATLGRTLTEPGPWFVHARIEAGNEPGTPLLLLDPVVHADRFRRWLTERIAA; encoded by the coding sequence ATGAAACGCATCGAAGCCCTCCGGGTGATCACCGAGCGCACCCCCGACCTCCCGGTGACCGCCACCTGCGCGGCCACCAGCAGGGAACTCGCCGCGGTCGCCGACCGGGACAACCACCTGTACCTGCTGGACGCGATGGGGCTCACCGTCTCCGTGGGCACCGGAGTCGCGCTGGCCGCCTCGGATGCCGGGGTGCGCAGCGTGGTCGTCGACGGGGACGGCTCGCTGCTGATGAACCTCGGTTCGGCAGCCACCGCCGGTTACCTGCAGCAGCCCAACCTGGTGATCGTACTGCTGGACAACGGGGTTTACGCGTCCACCGCCGGAATCCCCACCCAGGCAACGGAGTTGGACCTCGGCGCGATCGCCGAATCGGTCGGCCTGCGCACGCTGCGCGCCACCGACGCCGAGGAGCTCGATGCCACGCTGGGTCGGACGTTGACCGAACCCGGCCCGTGGTTCGTGCACGCGCGCATCGAAGCAGGCAACGAGCCGGGCACCCCGCTGCTGCTGCTCGACCCGGTGGTGCACGCCGACCGGTTCCGCCGCTGGCTGACCGAACGGATCGCGGCATGA
- a CDS encoding 5-oxoprolinase subunit PxpA yields the protein MTGIAINTDVGEGFGAWRIADDEALLDLVTAANVACGFHAGDPDILRRTCEHAVRRGVAIGAQVSYRDLAGFGRRFLDVPTDSLVNDLIYQMGALQAFARLAGGRIGYVKAHGALYNAAARHEPHAAAIVRAVASFDDSLPLLCQPGTGTWRQAGAAGLRTLAEGFIDRGYTAEGLLVPRDQPGALITDPAEAAQRAVRMAIAGKVTAVTGEDVELSPTALCVHSDTAGAVELASAVANALRANDIPMIPIR from the coding sequence ATGACCGGAATCGCCATCAACACCGACGTGGGGGAAGGTTTCGGCGCCTGGCGCATCGCCGACGACGAGGCGCTGCTGGACCTGGTCACCGCGGCCAACGTGGCCTGCGGCTTCCACGCCGGCGACCCGGACATCCTGCGCCGCACCTGCGAGCACGCGGTGCGGCGCGGGGTGGCCATCGGCGCCCAGGTCTCCTACCGCGACCTGGCCGGATTCGGCCGCCGCTTCCTGGACGTGCCGACGGACAGCCTGGTCAACGACCTGATCTACCAGATGGGGGCGTTGCAGGCGTTCGCCCGGCTCGCCGGTGGCCGGATCGGCTACGTCAAGGCGCACGGCGCGCTCTACAACGCCGCCGCCCGGCACGAGCCGCACGCGGCGGCGATCGTGCGAGCCGTCGCGTCCTTCGACGACTCGCTGCCACTGCTGTGCCAGCCGGGAACCGGAACCTGGCGGCAGGCCGGCGCAGCCGGGCTACGCACGCTGGCCGAGGGGTTCATCGACCGCGGCTACACGGCTGAGGGCCTACTGGTGCCGCGCGATCAACCGGGCGCGCTGATCACTGACCCCGCCGAAGCCGCGCAACGCGCGGTGCGAATGGCCATCGCGGGCAAGGTCACGGCCGTGACCGGCGAAGACGTCGAACTCTCCCCCACCGCGCTCTGCGTGCACAGCGACACCGCGGGAGCCGTCGAACTCGCCTCGGCCGTCGCAAATGCGTTGCGCGCCAACGACATTCCGATGATTCCGATCCGCTGA
- a CDS encoding GntR family transcriptional regulator, which produces MAADHTLRSGSRRNPNDIAAELRTAIVDGVFPPGHRLVHEELADRFGVSRIPLREAVRTLVGEGLVQSRPGRGTFVTELDLAEIDEIYDLRKLVEPSFAEHVVQRCSRADITRLREMTEQLDHVDRLGSEGWSRVNFAFHLDMYRLAGLPMRYEVISRLYHQLEPYSRFYVHSTHALERVQAEHKAMVTALADGDTAELERQIHDHIDGGQQGLRSAWQRRAEHPETVLEQRR; this is translated from the coding sequence ATGGCTGCTGACCACACCCTGCGTTCCGGCTCCCGGCGGAACCCGAACGACATCGCCGCGGAACTGCGCACCGCGATCGTCGACGGGGTCTTCCCGCCGGGGCACCGGCTGGTGCACGAAGAACTCGCCGACCGGTTCGGGGTGAGCCGGATCCCGCTGCGCGAGGCGGTCCGGACACTGGTCGGCGAAGGGCTGGTGCAGAGCCGGCCGGGACGCGGCACCTTCGTCACCGAACTCGACCTGGCCGAGATCGACGAGATCTACGACCTCCGCAAGCTGGTGGAACCCAGCTTCGCCGAGCACGTCGTGCAGCGCTGCTCCCGCGCGGACATCACCCGGCTGCGCGAGATGACCGAGCAGCTGGACCACGTCGACCGGCTTGGCAGCGAGGGCTGGTCCCGGGTGAACTTCGCCTTCCACCTGGACATGTACCGACTGGCCGGGCTGCCGATGCGCTACGAGGTGATTTCCCGGCTGTACCACCAGTTGGAGCCGTACTCCCGCTTCTACGTGCACAGCACGCACGCGTTGGAGCGGGTGCAGGCCGAGCACAAGGCGATGGTCACCGCGCTCGCCGACGGCGACACCGCGGAACTCGAGCGGCAGATCCACGACCACATCGACGGTGGTCAGCAGGGCCTGCGCAGTGCGTGGCAGCGCCGGGCCGAACACCCCGAAACCGTTCTGGAGCAACGCCGATGA
- a CDS encoding pyridoxal phosphate-dependent aminotransferase, whose product MSNAFARPADRLAAIKPSPIRAIFDRAARLEAEGRKIYHFEIGRPDFDSPAVAKQATIAALEAGKVHYAPNAGTADLRAAISEYLADKRAVRYCPDGEIIATVGANEAVFLAMMAFCGPGDEVVIPVPAWAHYQSCVRLAGAEPVEVPLNAADGHRLDHAALAAAITERTRMVVLCTPNNPTGTVASKSDVDAVAELLRGTDALLLSDEIYADLTYDTDHVSPAALDELHPRTLSVGGFAKAFAMDGWRLGWLAGPAELIAPALRVRQYTTVCSTTFTQDGGAAALRSAREDSESMRRSFEQRRNAALDILRGTERVRVASPDGAFYLYLSYDPATAEPAEELALRLLEEHGVAVVPGTAFDPAGGTHSLRISYACPLPDLTEGLRRIRTALGR is encoded by the coding sequence ATGAGCAATGCCTTCGCCCGCCCCGCCGACCGGCTCGCCGCGATCAAACCCTCGCCGATCAGGGCGATCTTCGATCGCGCCGCGCGGCTGGAGGCGGAGGGCCGCAAGATCTACCACTTCGAGATCGGCCGACCGGACTTCGACAGCCCGGCGGTTGCCAAGCAGGCGACGATCGCCGCGCTCGAAGCCGGGAAGGTGCACTACGCGCCGAACGCGGGCACGGCCGATCTCCGGGCCGCGATCTCCGAGTACCTGGCGGACAAGCGCGCCGTCCGCTACTGCCCGGACGGGGAGATCATCGCCACGGTGGGCGCCAACGAGGCGGTTTTCCTCGCCATGATGGCGTTCTGCGGCCCGGGCGACGAGGTGGTGATCCCGGTGCCCGCCTGGGCGCACTACCAATCCTGCGTCCGGCTGGCCGGTGCCGAACCGGTCGAGGTCCCGCTGAACGCCGCCGACGGGCACCGGCTCGACCACGCGGCGCTGGCGGCTGCGATCACCGAACGCACCCGGATGGTCGTGCTGTGCACGCCGAACAATCCGACCGGGACGGTGGCCAGCAAGTCCGATGTGGACGCGGTGGCCGAGCTACTGCGCGGCACCGACGCGTTGCTGCTGTCCGACGAGATCTACGCCGACCTCACCTACGACACCGACCACGTGTCCCCGGCAGCGCTGGACGAGCTGCACCCGCGGACGCTGTCCGTCGGCGGGTTCGCCAAGGCATTCGCGATGGACGGTTGGCGACTCGGCTGGCTGGCCGGACCCGCAGAACTCATCGCACCGGCGCTTCGGGTGCGGCAGTACACCACGGTCTGCTCCACCACCTTCACCCAGGACGGCGGGGCCGCGGCGCTGCGCTCGGCGCGGGAGGATTCCGAGTCGATGCGCCGGTCCTTCGAGCAGCGGCGCAACGCGGCGCTGGACATCCTGCGCGGCACCGAGCGGGTTCGGGTGGCGTCCCCGGACGGCGCGTTCTACCTCTACCTCAGCTACGACCCGGCGACCGCGGAACCGGCCGAGGAACTCGCGCTGCGGCTGCTGGAAGAACACGGGGTCGCGGTGGTGCCCGGAACCGCGTTCGACCCGGCGGGCGGCACGCATTCGCTGCGGATCTCCTACGCCTGCCCGTTGCCCGACCTCACCGAAGGACTGCGCCGGATCCGCACCGCACTGGGCCGGTGA
- a CDS encoding MFS transporter, whose amino-acid sequence MSSSTEVRGPATERSTRKAAIAALTGTTIEYYEFGVYGYLAVTISPLFFPSNEPTAGLLSTLAVFGSSFLVRPLGGVLLGWLGDRIGRKAVLLLTVIGMGSATALTGLLPTHGSIGLLAPLALLIVRLLQGFFAGGEVTGAAAYVAESAPTGRRGFYGGFTPMGVALGGALAATVAGVVSTVLTAEQMSAWGWRIPFLCSIPLIVVSLVMRKKLEDTHEFETARQRRELVKAPLGEVLTRHFGAVAKVVGLSFGQNAGYWVGLVFMNIYLTKNLGYDQTAVFWIIMVVNLVMGVLMPLWGGLSDRKGRKFVLTTGFIGYMVLVLPMMLLMNNDDIWLALLAMVIATIPFPIVQSVGYPTYAEQFPTRVRYTGLSLSFNIGTILGGGIMPYAATWLISASGSLLAPGWLLIGACVIALLSLLAVRETSRSELAR is encoded by the coding sequence ATGTCCAGCTCCACCGAAGTGCGCGGACCAGCGACCGAGCGGTCCACTCGGAAAGCGGCGATCGCGGCCCTGACCGGAACCACGATCGAATACTACGAATTCGGCGTCTACGGCTATCTCGCGGTCACCATCAGCCCGCTGTTCTTCCCGAGCAACGAACCCACCGCGGGACTGCTGTCCACCCTGGCGGTGTTCGGCAGCTCGTTCCTGGTGCGCCCGCTGGGCGGGGTGCTGCTCGGCTGGCTCGGCGACCGCATCGGCCGCAAGGCCGTGCTGCTGCTCACCGTGATCGGGATGGGCAGCGCAACGGCGTTGACCGGCCTGCTGCCCACGCACGGCTCGATCGGTCTGCTGGCCCCGCTGGCCCTGCTGATCGTCCGGCTGTTGCAGGGGTTCTTCGCCGGTGGCGAAGTCACCGGCGCCGCCGCGTACGTCGCGGAATCGGCGCCGACCGGCAGGCGCGGCTTCTACGGCGGGTTCACGCCGATGGGCGTCGCGCTCGGCGGCGCGCTGGCCGCCACGGTCGCGGGCGTGGTTTCCACGGTGCTGACCGCCGAGCAGATGTCGGCCTGGGGCTGGCGAATCCCGTTCCTGTGCTCGATTCCGCTGATCGTGGTTTCGCTCGTGATGCGGAAGAAGCTGGAGGACACCCACGAATTCGAAACGGCCAGGCAGCGACGCGAACTGGTCAAGGCGCCGCTCGGCGAGGTGCTGACCCGGCACTTCGGCGCAGTGGCCAAGGTCGTCGGCCTGTCGTTCGGGCAGAACGCCGGGTACTGGGTCGGCTTGGTGTTCATGAACATCTACCTGACCAAGAACCTCGGCTACGACCAGACCGCGGTGTTCTGGATCATCATGGTGGTCAACCTCGTGATGGGCGTGCTGATGCCGCTGTGGGGCGGCCTGTCCGACCGCAAGGGGCGCAAGTTCGTGCTCACCACGGGATTCATCGGATACATGGTGCTGGTGCTGCCGATGATGTTGCTGATGAACAACGACGACATCTGGTTGGCGCTGCTCGCGATGGTCATCGCGACGATTCCGTTCCCGATCGTGCAGTCGGTGGGCTACCCGACCTACGCGGAGCAGTTCCCCACGCGGGTGCGCTACACCGGGCTGTCGTTGAGCTTCAACATCGGCACCATCCTCGGCGGCGGCATCATGCCGTACGCGGCGACCTGGTTGATCTCGGCCAGCGGCAGCCTGCTCGCGCCCGGCTGGCTGCTCATCGGTGCCTGCGTGATCGCCTTGCTGTCCCTGCTCGCCGTCCGGGAGACCTCGCGATCGGAGCTGGCCCGATGA
- a CDS encoding allophanate hydrolase subunit 1, protein MRQCPPESNGPRLLRAGDRGWLVELPPGRSAALAASVRQQPWAGQVAEVVPASRTVLVTAMHPNMTNALGTALAGMLRDSAQHPTPTWQPRTIRIPVRYDGPDLEDVAEAVGLRPDEVAERHCSVRHVVGFFGFAPGFAYIDGLPEVLALPRRSSPRTRIEAGCVAIAGNQSVVYPGGTPGGWHLIGRTEQRMWDPQGDPPNRLEVGDHVVFQAVSPC, encoded by the coding sequence ATGCGCCAGTGCCCTCCCGAGTCCAACGGCCCGCGCCTGCTGCGGGCCGGTGACCGCGGTTGGCTGGTCGAACTGCCCCCGGGGCGGTCGGCGGCATTGGCCGCGTCTGTTCGACAGCAGCCATGGGCCGGGCAGGTCGCCGAAGTGGTTCCCGCTTCCCGAACAGTGCTGGTCACCGCCATGCACCCGAACATGACCAACGCGCTGGGCACCGCATTGGCCGGAATGCTGCGGGATTCCGCCCAACACCCGACGCCGACCTGGCAGCCGCGCACCATCCGGATCCCGGTGCGCTACGACGGCCCGGATCTCGAAGACGTGGCCGAGGCGGTGGGTTTGCGGCCGGACGAAGTCGCCGAGCGGCACTGCTCGGTGCGGCACGTGGTCGGATTCTTCGGCTTCGCGCCGGGTTTCGCCTACATCGACGGGTTGCCCGAGGTACTGGCGCTGCCCCGGCGGAGCAGCCCGCGAACCCGGATCGAGGCCGGATGCGTGGCGATCGCGGGAAACCAGAGCGTCGTCTACCCGGGCGGCACCCCCGGCGGCTGGCACCTGATCGGCCGGACCGAACAGCGGATGTGGGACCCGCAGGGCGATCCGCCGAACCGGTTGGAAGTCGGCGATCACGTTGTTTTCCAGGCGGTTTCGCCATGTTGA
- a CDS encoding NAD(P)-binding domain-containing protein: MRIAVLGLGEAGTIYATAFAAIGASVNGYDPSDVPTPDGVSRMPSGADAVRHADVVLSLVTAAHAVTVAGDVAGHLEPSAVYADLNAAAPECKQDVAAALGDAGDRFADVAVIGSVPQFGAGTALVVSGPAAERAAASFRALGADVEVVGVRPGAASRRKILRTVFMKGLGAVITEAMDAGVAADETEWVRAQISAALTGGEQALDRLDQGTRKHALRRAHESEAAVDLLASLGVSPFVTTGVASRHSALSRGPAQDLEALITAFAELPTAAIGDARDRLGMVDPRVRSVWPGPRLAGRVVTVLCRPGDNKGIHEALTRARRGDILVVDGGGHSSRALIGELIAHRAINRGIRGMIIDGAVRDAAALQEAGFPVWAVGVSPAGPYKSGPYRIGTDISLGGVVVHHGDIVVADDDGVAVVPLADAERVLADSRAVVADESARYQRILADRAS; encoded by the coding sequence ATGAGGATCGCAGTGCTGGGCCTCGGCGAAGCCGGAACCATCTACGCGACGGCGTTCGCCGCCATCGGCGCCAGCGTCAACGGGTACGACCCCAGTGACGTGCCGACGCCTGACGGCGTCTCCCGGATGCCCAGCGGCGCGGATGCCGTGCGCCACGCGGACGTGGTGCTGAGCCTGGTCACTGCCGCGCACGCGGTCACGGTTGCCGGCGACGTCGCCGGGCATCTGGAGCCCAGCGCGGTCTACGCCGACCTCAACGCGGCGGCTCCGGAATGCAAGCAGGACGTTGCCGCGGCGCTCGGGGACGCAGGCGACCGCTTCGCCGACGTCGCGGTGATCGGGTCCGTGCCGCAGTTCGGTGCCGGGACGGCGCTCGTGGTGTCGGGTCCCGCTGCCGAAAGAGCCGCCGCATCATTTCGGGCACTCGGCGCCGACGTCGAGGTGGTCGGAGTGCGGCCCGGCGCTGCGTCCCGGCGCAAAATCCTCCGGACCGTGTTCATGAAGGGCCTGGGCGCGGTGATCACCGAGGCGATGGACGCCGGCGTGGCAGCGGACGAGACCGAGTGGGTCCGGGCGCAGATCTCGGCCGCGCTCACCGGCGGCGAGCAGGCACTCGACCGGCTCGACCAAGGGACCCGCAAACACGCCCTGCGACGCGCCCACGAATCCGAGGCCGCCGTCGACCTACTGGCTTCGTTGGGGGTCTCGCCCTTCGTCACGACCGGAGTGGCCAGCCGGCACAGCGCGTTGAGCAGGGGGCCTGCGCAGGACCTCGAGGCATTGATCACCGCTTTCGCCGAGCTTCCGACGGCGGCGATCGGCGACGCCCGCGACCGCCTGGGCATGGTCGATCCCCGGGTCCGGTCGGTCTGGCCCGGCCCGCGCCTCGCCGGTCGAGTCGTGACGGTGCTCTGCCGTCCGGGTGACAACAAGGGCATCCATGAAGCGCTCACCCGCGCCCGTCGCGGCGACATCCTCGTCGTCGACGGGGGCGGCCACTCCTCCCGTGCACTGATCGGTGAACTGATCGCGCACCGAGCGATCAACCGCGGCATCCGGGGCATGATCATCGATGGCGCCGTGCGGGACGCCGCCGCGTTGCAGGAGGCCGGGTTCCCCGTGTGGGCCGTGGGTGTTTCGCCCGCCGGCCCCTACAAGTCCGGTCCATACCGGATCGGAACCGACATCTCGCTCGGCGGAGTCGTCGTCCACCACGGCGACATCGTGGTGGCGGACGACGATGGCGTCGCCGTCGTCCCGCTCGCCGACGCCGAACGCGTACTCGCCGACTCCCGTGCCGTCGTCGCCGACGAATCCGCTCGATACCAGCGGATCCTCGCCGACCGCGCTTCCTGA
- a CDS encoding thiamine pyrophosphate-binding protein — MSTTTQQRHADVVDAVLGMAPDAVAYVPSNSIAGIINGLTEHAASGTRIFPVSREEEAVGIIGALPLAGKFGAIVMQDNGFGNALTALTTFAGSYHLPLLILANTRGGLGEYNSMIHSISAPVPDMLKSANIPVFQLDRRNPPRDWRATVTEAGKHARMTYRPVVVLMEFFDFDDEESRA, encoded by the coding sequence ATGAGTACGACGACCCAACAGCGGCACGCCGACGTGGTCGACGCCGTGCTCGGGATGGCCCCGGACGCCGTGGCCTACGTGCCGAGCAACAGCATCGCCGGGATCATCAACGGCCTCACCGAACACGCAGCGTCCGGCACCCGGATCTTCCCGGTATCCCGGGAAGAGGAAGCCGTCGGCATCATCGGGGCACTCCCGCTGGCCGGGAAGTTCGGCGCGATCGTCATGCAGGACAACGGTTTCGGCAACGCGCTCACCGCGCTCACCACCTTCGCCGGCTCCTACCACCTGCCGCTGCTGATCCTGGCCAACACCCGGGGTGGTCTCGGTGAGTACAACTCGATGATCCACTCGATCTCCGCGCCGGTGCCGGACATGCTCAAGTCCGCCAACATCCCGGTCTTCCAACTGGACCGGCGCAATCCCCCACGGGACTGGCGAGCCACGGTCACCGAGGCCGGGAAGCACGCTCGGATGACCTACCGGCCGGTCGTGGTGCTGATGGAGTTCTTCGACTTCGACGACGAGGAGAGCCGCGCATGA
- a CDS encoding putative hydro-lyase has protein sequence MSAPANPAQLRRMIAEGSWTGPTAGVLDGYQQANLAVVPRDLAYEFLLFCTRNPKPCPVLAVTDPGDPIVRIGSTRADLRNSLPRYRVWRDGRLVAEPTEIGEFWRADSVGFLLGCSHTWEGPLRQAGIPVPRAAESAAPPVYRTDRPTEPAGRLAGPLVVSMRAVPGHHVARVVEITSRYPTGHGAPVHIGDPAGLGIASLDEPDFGPAPVVDPGSVPVFWACGVTPQLVLPDAGAEYVITHRAGHMFVFDHHVDAPP, from the coding sequence ATGAGCGCCCCCGCGAATCCCGCACAACTGCGCCGGATGATCGCCGAAGGCAGCTGGACCGGCCCGACCGCGGGCGTGCTCGACGGCTACCAGCAGGCGAACCTGGCCGTGGTACCGCGCGACCTGGCCTACGAATTCCTGCTGTTCTGCACCCGGAACCCGAAACCCTGCCCGGTGCTCGCGGTGACCGACCCGGGCGACCCGATCGTCCGGATCGGCAGCACCCGGGCGGATCTGCGGAACTCGCTGCCGCGCTACCGGGTTTGGCGGGACGGACGCCTGGTGGCCGAACCCACCGAGATCGGCGAGTTCTGGCGCGCGGACTCGGTCGGCTTCCTGCTGGGATGCAGTCACACCTGGGAAGGTCCACTGCGCCAGGCGGGCATCCCGGTGCCGCGCGCCGCTGAATCGGCTGCTCCCCCGGTCTACCGCACCGATCGCCCGACCGAACCGGCCGGCCGGTTGGCCGGTCCGCTGGTGGTGAGCATGCGAGCGGTTCCCGGACACCACGTCGCCCGGGTCGTGGAGATCACTTCCCGATACCCGACCGGCCACGGCGCCCCGGTGCACATCGGCGACCCAGCAGGGCTGGGCATCGCCAGCCTCGACGAACCGGACTTCGGCCCAGCCCCGGTGGTCGACCCCGGCTCGGTGCCGGTGTTCTGGGCCTGCGGCGTCACCCCGCAACTGGTGTTGCCGGACGCCGGGGCCGAATACGTGATCACGCACCGGGCCGGGCACATGTTCGTCTTCGATCACCACGTCGATGCGCCCCCGTGA
- a CDS encoding TRAP transporter large permease subunit has translation MPAGLIALGAFIVVIIVWNVVFKRNMGEAMLFGLLTTAAFAGTGAPEALLGGLRDALNEEVLYAALAFVFMAYVVDRTGLIHKLLAILNSLIGRVRGGPALVDTAGSAVMGALSGSNSGNTAATGAFTGPWMVRTGWSPERSATVMAGNGGLGAALPPSASMVIMIGFAGSMVTTGQIYLALLCAGLYQLVWRFLLVAYFVRRDGIQRAPDEDLQPLRRALRDGGTALIIVLGALVPILVTVGPLANLLTNSTPLGESIEDISILTWIPLLVTALALIVGRRTLPRGARNWATWITDAMPRFASIGALLYFAVAASEVLSGLGLAADIDALLTDFQLNKYVMAVLVGVLVAVVAGPLSSTATLTAVGQVSLLALVSVGVDPVLAVTAILVFASTEGASPPASGSIFVAAGLTGAKPEKTFLPLVTYYMVPITLIGCLIAWGVLPVLS, from the coding sequence GTGCCCGCCGGACTCATCGCGCTCGGCGCATTCATCGTCGTCATCATCGTCTGGAACGTCGTCTTCAAACGGAACATGGGCGAGGCCATGCTGTTCGGCCTGCTCACCACCGCAGCGTTCGCCGGAACCGGCGCCCCCGAGGCGCTGCTCGGCGGCCTGCGCGACGCGCTCAACGAGGAAGTGCTCTACGCAGCGTTGGCGTTCGTGTTCATGGCCTACGTCGTCGACCGCACCGGTCTCATCCACAAGCTGCTGGCCATCCTGAACTCGCTCATCGGCAGGGTGCGCGGAGGCCCGGCGCTCGTCGACACCGCAGGCTCGGCCGTCATGGGCGCACTGTCCGGGTCGAACTCCGGCAACACCGCTGCGACCGGAGCTTTCACCGGACCTTGGATGGTGCGCACCGGGTGGAGTCCGGAGCGCAGCGCCACCGTCATGGCCGGCAACGGTGGCCTCGGGGCCGCGCTTCCGCCGAGCGCCTCCATGGTCATCATGATCGGCTTCGCCGGCTCGATGGTCACCACCGGCCAGATCTACCTCGCCCTGCTGTGCGCGGGCCTCTATCAGCTCGTATGGCGTTTTCTGCTCGTCGCCTACTTCGTGCGCCGGGACGGCATCCAGCGCGCACCCGACGAAGACCTCCAGCCGCTCCGCCGCGCGCTCAGGGACGGTGGAACCGCGCTGATCATCGTGCTCGGCGCACTCGTTCCCATCTTGGTCACCGTCGGTCCGCTGGCGAATCTGCTGACCAACTCGACGCCGCTCGGAGAGTCCATCGAGGACATCTCCATCCTCACCTGGATTCCCCTCCTGGTCACCGCGCTTGCGCTGATCGTCGGCCGGCGCACCCTTCCGCGCGGCGCGCGGAACTGGGCGACGTGGATCACCGACGCCATGCCGCGGTTCGCCAGCATCGGGGCGCTGCTGTACTTCGCCGTCGCCGCCAGTGAGGTGCTCAGTGGACTCGGGCTGGCCGCGGACATCGACGCCCTCCTGACCGACTTCCAGTTGAACAAGTACGTGATGGCGGTGCTGGTCGGTGTCCTGGTGGCGGTCGTCGCGGGTCCGCTGTCGTCGACGGCGACCCTCACCGCGGTCGGTCAGGTCTCGCTGCTCGCGCTCGTCTCCGTCGGCGTCGACCCCGTGCTGGCCGTCACGGCGATCCTCGTGTTCGCCTCGACCGAGGGTGCGTCCCCGCCCGCCTCCGGCTCGATCTTCGTCGCCGCAGGCCTCACCGGAGCGAAACCGGAGAAGACCTTTCTGCCGCTGGTCACCTACTACATGGTGCCGATCACGCTCATCGGCTGCCTGATCGCCTGGGGCGTTCTGCCCGTCCTGTCCTGA